One region of Pirellulales bacterium genomic DNA includes:
- the bioB gene encoding biotin synthase BioB: MLDLAPHTTTDNASRWQQLAERVLAGHEVTFDEALGIIHAGDDEILDIISAAYRLRRRWFGKTVQLYFLMNAKSGLCPEDCSYCSQSKVSEAEIPRYNLLSRDKMLDGARIAAERGAKTYCIVISARGPNEREMAAVTKIVPEIKEKYGLQICACLGLLTPDQAQQLKDCGVDKVNHNLNTGEEHYADICTTHTYADRVATLRAVRNAGMELCSGGIIGMGERDRDIVQMAMHLRELGVESIPVNFLNPIDGTPLAGRQDLNPRYCLKVLAMFRFVNPSRELRIAGGREMHLGSLQPLGLYIANSLFVGDYLTTKGQAPEADYRMIEEMGFEITRGEEAAYRAK; this comes from the coding sequence ATGCTCGATCTTGCCCCGCATACCACCACGGACAATGCGAGCCGCTGGCAGCAACTGGCCGAACGCGTGCTCGCGGGCCACGAGGTCACCTTCGACGAGGCCTTGGGAATCATTCACGCCGGCGATGACGAGATCTTGGACATCATCTCGGCCGCCTACCGCCTCCGACGCCGCTGGTTCGGCAAGACCGTGCAGCTTTACTTCCTGATGAACGCGAAAAGCGGGCTGTGCCCCGAGGACTGTTCCTACTGTTCGCAGTCGAAAGTTTCCGAAGCCGAGATTCCGCGTTACAACCTGCTGTCGCGCGACAAGATGCTGGACGGTGCGCGGATCGCCGCCGAGCGCGGGGCCAAGACGTACTGCATCGTCATCTCGGCACGCGGCCCGAACGAACGCGAAATGGCCGCCGTGACCAAGATCGTGCCCGAGATCAAGGAAAAGTACGGCCTGCAGATTTGCGCCTGCCTGGGCCTGCTCACGCCTGACCAGGCTCAGCAGTTAAAGGACTGCGGCGTCGACAAGGTGAACCACAACCTCAACACCGGCGAAGAGCATTACGCCGACATTTGCACCACGCACACCTACGCCGATCGCGTGGCCACGCTGCGGGCCGTGCGCAACGCCGGCATGGAACTGTGCTCGGGCGGCATCATCGGCATGGGCGAGCGCGACCGCGATATCGTGCAAATGGCCATGCACCTGCGCGAGCTGGGCGTGGAATCGATTCCCGTGAATTTCCTCAACCCGATCGACGGCACGCCGCTGGCCGGCCGGCAAGACCTCAATCCGCGCTACTGCCTGAAGGTGCTGGCGATGTTCCGCTTCGTCAATCCATCGCGCGAGCTGCGCATCGCCGGCGGCCGCGAAATGCACCTGGGCAGTCTGCAGCCGTTAGGGCTGTACATCGCCAACAGCCTGTTCGTGGGGGACTATCTCACGACCAAAGGGCAAGCGCCCGAGGCCGACTATCGGATGATCGAAGAAATGGGCTTCGAGATCACCCGTGGCGAAGAAGCCGCCTACCGCGCGAAATAA
- a CDS encoding PSP1 C-terminal domain-containing protein, whose protein sequence is MSRLHLVRVGTMGVVGRFDAAEAGRYARHTRVVVRTARGMEIGEVLSPPDELGSTHDHEGTILRAMTIEDRLLESRLAKNSHAAFAACQQRLNERGLSACLMDVEHLFDGRTLVFYFLGDVPAEVEHVTGELAEVYEAKAQFRNFADTLTNGCGPDCGTESAAGHGCTSCATGCAVASACSTRRN, encoded by the coding sequence ATGTCGCGATTGCATCTAGTGCGCGTGGGAACCATGGGCGTGGTCGGTCGCTTCGACGCGGCCGAGGCGGGCCGGTACGCGCGCCATACGCGGGTCGTGGTGCGAACCGCGCGAGGCATGGAAATCGGTGAGGTGCTCAGTCCGCCCGACGAGTTGGGTTCGACCCACGACCACGAGGGAACCATCCTCCGCGCGATGACGATCGAGGACCGGCTGTTGGAAAGTCGGCTTGCGAAAAATTCGCATGCTGCCTTCGCCGCCTGTCAGCAGCGTTTGAACGAACGTGGGTTGTCCGCGTGCCTGATGGACGTCGAGCATTTGTTCGACGGGCGGACGCTCGTATTTTATTTCCTGGGGGACGTGCCGGCCGAAGTCGAGCACGTCACCGGCGAACTGGCCGAGGTCTACGAGGCAAAAGCGCAGTTTCGCAACTTTGCCGACACGCTCACCAACGGTTGCGGTCCCGACTGCGGCACCGAATCGGCCGCGGGACATGGCTGCACCAGTTGCGCGACGGGCTGCGCCGTGGCAAGCGCCTGCTCGACGCGGCGAAAT